In the genome of Nonomuraea sp. NBC_00507, the window GACGGCCTCGCCGGCGAGGAGGGCACCTTCCTGCTGTGCTCGTTCTGGCTGGCGCAGGCGCTCGCCAGGTCGGCCGGGCCAGGGAGGCTTTCGAGCGAGCCGCCGCGTACACCAACGACGTGGGCCTGCTGTCGGAGGAGGTCGACCCCAGGAGCGGCGAGCTGCTCGGCAACTTCCCGCAGGCGTTCAGCCACATCGGGCTCATCAACACCGCTTGGGCCATCGACGAAGCCGAACGAACCGCACGGGCCGGCGGGGCGGCGGGCGCGGGCGGCGGGAGCAGCGATGGCCGGATGGCGTGAGATCACCGCCGAGTTCGCCGGCACGGCGCTCCTGCTCCTGCTCGTCGTCAGCGCGATCGTCGCAGGCTTCGCACCCGGCTCGCCGCTCGTCGATACGGTGCCGAACGAGGACCTGCGGAGGCTCCTGACGGGCGTCCTGACCGCCACCGCGGCGGCGGGGATCATCTACTCGCCACTTGGCCGGATCAGCGGCGGCCACCTGAACCCCGCGGTCACGACCGCGTTCTGGGCGCTGGACAAGATGACGTCCGGTTCGGCGCTGAAATACGCCGCAGCACAGGTGGCGGGCGCGATCACCGGCGCGCTGGCGGCGCGTCTGGTGTGGGACGGCGCGGCGGCCAGCGTGCGGGTCGGCGCGACTGTACCCAGGCTCGGCGGCGCGGCCACCGCGCTGGTCGCCGAGGCCGTGATGACGTTCCTGCTCCTCACGCTGATCCTCACCTTCGTCGACCGCCCGCGCCTGATGCCGTACACCGCGGCCGCCGCGTCATCGCTCATGGCCGTACTGGTGTTCACCGAGGGGCCGGTGTCCGGCACCAGCCTGAACCCCGCCCGCAGCATCGGCCCCGCGCTGGTCGGCGCCACCTGGACGGGACTGTGGGTATACCTCGTGGCACCGACACTCGGCGCGCTCACCGCGGCGCTGCTGCACCGGCGCCTGTGGGGGACCGTGGCCTGCGCGAAGCTCATGCACGACCAGGCCTACCCATGCCGCTTCCTGAACTGCGCCTACACCTCACCCGAGGACCGCATCCGGCGGCCGTCCGCACCGGCTCCGCAGCTCTGTCGCCCATCCCCCGTGGTATCGGCCGGTGGCGACCGGGCGCCCGTAACCATCGCTCACGGAGGGAGCACCGAAGATGAAGGCGATCGCCGTACATCCCGGGAAGGCCGACAGCGCCCACATCACGGACGTACCCAGGCTGGCCGTGACCGACGCCCTGGACGGCCGCAGCGTGCGCTTTCCGGAAGGAGCGTGGAGATCGACACGCATCGCCGGATCTCTGCCGGGCGGCTCCCCTCCTCGGCGACGGCGACGAACGCCCGCATCTCCCGCAGCTCCACGCCCCCATCGCACCACGGTACGGTTCCCCTCGGGCCGCACCGGGAGGGCCTTTCGCGTGGCGGCCTAGACGGCGGCGCGTCCGCCGTCGACCGGCGGGATCGCGCCGTGGACGAAGCCGGCCCGGTCCGAGGCCACGTCGCCGCGCTGGCTGAGTGAACAACACGCACAGGCGACGCCGGACAGAGGGTGCTCCGGGGGCGTGGCCGGGCATGCCTTGGCCATGAGCCGATATGAGGTCCTGGCGCCCCACCTGCACGAGGGAGTACCGCTGGCACGGCTGGCGGCCGACCAGGGCGAAGGCGGCCCCTCGTACCGGACCTTGCAGCGGTGGCTGGCCTGCTACCGGCGAGCAGGCCTGGACGGCTTG includes:
- a CDS encoding glycoside hydrolase family 15 protein; protein product: MGYDHDPYLPQTMVLETTFRTGSGTVVLTDALLTGPDDGGHRLGVGVPHLLARRVSGVGGEVPMEMEYRPRPEYGLIYPILSVVDGGVTARGGAEWLVLTTPVPLGIGDCSGYGVFTVREGETRHFGMHHSTLQETPSRVWDQAELAARLDDTIVAWQSWSSLHQAYDGPWRDLVHHSGRVLQALSFQPSGAIVAAATTSLPEWAGGERNWDYRYTWVRDASLTMGALWVAACPDEASDFFAFLTTAAPSLGKDRALQIMFSVRGEHDLSERTLPHLRGWRGSRPVRVGNDAWNQRQIDVYGELLDAAMRLERQIGDIDDDVRRFLVACADTAAERWMEKDQGIWEIRGEPRHFLYSKLMCWVALDRGIALAGLLRAQEHVESWRRTRAEIRETLLREGWNDRVGAFTQAFGSDELDASALMVPIVGFLPAGDPRVLSTIDAVTDRLTDDQGLVYRYRTADGIDGLAGEEGTFLLCSFWLAQALARSAGPGRLSSEPPRTPTTWACCRRRSTPGAASCSATSRRRSATSGSSTPLGPSTKPNEPHGPAGRRARAAGAAMAGWREITAEFAGTALLLLLVVSAIVAGFAPGSPLVDTVPNEDLRRLLTGVLTATAAAGIIYSPLGRISGGHLNPAVTTAFWALDKMTSGSALKYAAAQVAGAITGALAARLVWDGAAASVRVGATVPRLGGAATALVAEAVMTFLLLTLILTFVDRPRLMPYTAAAASSLMAVLVFTEGPVSGTSLNPARSIGPALVGATWTGLWVYLVAPTLGALTAALLHRRLWGTVACAKLMHDQAYPCRFLNCAYTSPEDRIRRPSAPAPQLCRPSPVVSAGGDRAPVTIAHGGSTEDEGDRRTSREGRQRPHHGRTQAGRDRRPGRPQRALSGRSVEIDTHRRISAGRLPSSATATNARISRSSTPPSHHGTVPLGPHREGLSRGGLDGGASAVDRRDRAVDEAGPVRGHVAALAE